CGGCGATCATGCAGGCTGCTGCGGGTGGCGCGCTCGGCACTGGGGTACGAGTCCCAGAAGACACAGCGGGAGAAGCCCGTGGTGAAGCGGATGCGTGAGCTTGCCCTGCAGTACCCGAGGTACGGCTACCGTCGCATCCGCATCTTCCTGGGGCGCGACGGGC
The genomic region above belongs to Myxococcaceae bacterium JPH2 and contains:
- a CDS encoding IS3 family transposase, coding for MVSAPGRRQQVEYARAMGLSTRRSCRLLRVARSALGYESQKTQREKPVVKRMRELALQYPRYGYRRIRIFLGRDG